The DNA sequence ACACAGAACTTGATTCAGAAGACTTAGAATTTGATGTTACAGGATTCAGTGTGACTGGGGAGTGAAACTTGAAATGTGTTCAGTGTCAATGTTAAACTATATGTTTATTAATTTTGGTAACATATGTTCTTGGCTTCACCAATTTGCAGACATAATCATGCAAATGTTTCTTTACTATTGTTCTGGGCACGTGTTGGAGAACTGATgataatatatagtaaaattAATACTGAGCTGCATGTATATTGTTAACGTTATATGATTGTATATTTTAATAAGActaaaatatgataattatgTACTCCATTGATGTAGTAAATCACTGAATTACGAATATTTGTTGGGTGAGTTATGAGTAACTAATATTCTTAGGGGCGGGGCAAAACATTTGGGGTCCCTGTGCGAAATATCAACATTGGTCTCTTAGATTTTACTttcatataatttgtttttaaataaaatgaactaTCAAAACACATTATAAATTAGAAGCATACTCATAAAAAATCACTTGAAAAGATAGGCTCTTCTTGCATATTTGtaacaaaatcatcaacaacACTTTCAATATGTATAACCAACTTTTTTTGGTTAATTtccaatatttatatatacataaaatttaaaatttggggGGCCTTTATTTTCGAGGGCCCAGCTCACCCCGTGCTCCCTCAGCACCGCCCCTGCTGATAATATATCTTGGTAGCTTTCAAACTGATGATTAGGGGAGTCACATTCAATTTGTTCTTTTTCCTTGGCATGTACTCGGTTCATCAACATTATTTGCTAATTATATGTCCATCCACGCAGGAAGATAGTGATAAGGCTGGCAAAGTGACTTCTGCTGGGATGTATTTCTTACATTTTCAAGTGTACAGGATGGATTCAACTGTCAATGCGGTATATAATTACACTGACATTTCGTAATATTCTCCCAAGGTGATCTTCATCTAACAGCTTAGCATCTTACGATTTTATATATGCTGGTGCAGTTGGCAATGGCCAAGGATCCTGAAGCTGCTTTTTTTAAAAGGTTGGAAGGCCTGCAACCTTGTGAGGTCTCTGAACTAAAAGCTGGCACCCACGTGTTTGCAGTTTACGGTCTGAAAACTTCATCCTTTTATGTTTTAAGCATCCAATGGGCTCACCTACAAGAATTTAATATTTCCTCAGACCATATATGCTAAATGTACCATGATTAATGCAGGAGATAATTTCTTTAAAACTGCTTCCTACACAATCGAAGCTCTGTGTACAAAGTCATATGAGGATACAACAAATAAGCTCAAAGATATTGAAGCTCAGATCTTAAGTAAGAGAAATGAGCTGCGCCAATTTGAGACGGAATACAGAAAGGTAACGGCCTTTGCTTGGCCTTActgattgtatatttttttacaatataaGCTTGTTAATGGATTCATAATTTAACATTTTGTAGGCATTGGCACGGTATCAGGAAGTGACTAAGAGATATAGCCAGGAGAAGCAAACTGTAAGTTGTCTCCACCCATAGGCAGTGCACTCCTTATTTTTTTGCCTTATTCCCAGGAGATATAGCCAGGAGACCATAATGCAGTAGCATGATTACTATAGAATAGCTCAAATTATTACGAGAGTACCCTTTAAATGATACAAACACGGACTTCACATCCTTGCCCTTGGAGGAAATGGATCTTCTTTACATTTTACCCTGTTGAGGGATGTTGATGCTCCTGACCATTATAAACCCCAATTTCGTTCCGCCATATATGTACAGTCTtcatattttaaagaatcttacCCGACTTCCACTTTTCTTGCGCTCTGTGAACAGTTATTGCCTGTCTGTTTGCCTAACAGCTATGCTTTGCTGATATTGGGTTAAATTTTCTTTCTGCTAATAAGCTGTCTGGCGGACTTAAATTCATGCATAGCCTAGGCCACCCCGGCTTTCTCAAAATGAGCTTTTAGTTAGACCAAGTGCTTTACACCCCAGTAAAAACCCAAACCAGGACTTAAATGAGAAAATTGTACATATGTTTTGCATAGAgttaattaaatgaaaaatgtaTATTACAATCTTGGtagtaattttctttttcaggaCTTAAGTGGTAGTCTATATTATACACGTGTTACTATATTATACGAATAAATACTATTATATATACCAGTAGCATATCAATCAATATTCATCAAGTGACAGAATTTTCATTTATGGTTATCAAGAATGAAGTAATCAGTCACATAATGTAAGCATAAAAACATAATGACAATAATTCCTTACATATGTGATTAGCTGTTTGAGATTTTAGTTTTGGAGAGTATTGTCCAACACTAATAAGTCAGTAACCACTACTCTGTGACGCAAAATATTAGGGGCCAGTAATCAAAAGCAAGTCAATGACTTGAGACATACATGTGTCTAGACCCTAAAATAGCACCATGTTTGGGTGTACTTGGCCTCACTGTACttgcaaatatatatacattatgcATATCTATTATgtgtatgtgaatatatgtaaattaaattttacttaAATTCTTTGAAATTAACTGAAGTGACAAAATCTGTGGCTCCCCCTGGTTATGCTAGACAGTAATAGCCACATTTAACGACTGATTGTTGTATTTGCAATATTAGGTTGAAGAGCTACTGAAACAACGAGACGGCATACATTCTACATTCACCATAAGTAAGCCGCCCAGTCAAACTAGTGCAGATACAGCCAGTGTTAGCAACGGAAGTAGTAGCAAAATACCTGCTGAAAATTGTAAAGGGGAGAGCCCCAGGGAAGATGGTAGCTCTGATGGGAAAGATAAGTCTAGCAAGAAGAGATGGTTAAACTTCAACCTAAAAGGTTCCGCAGATAAAAAAAGTGGTTGAAAAGAAATTGGTTGCGGATAGTCTTGTATTCCTGGAGGACTGGAACTCTCCATTCTTTGGCTTGATGCGATATATTTGCTGCCAGAGCGCTCGGATTCTGTTCCTTGTCATCCATTCCCCGCCTTTGGGATTTTTTGCTCAGGCTTGTCATCAATCGTTGTTATTATCAATTCATGTGAAGTATGGGAAAATTGAAATATACAGATTTCCCCctttttctgtttttaattatttttattgaatgAATATTTATCCTCCTTGCGGGAATTTACAtggtaaataaaaattgatatggtCAAAATGGAGAAGTTATATAATTGATCAGATATTTTGGCCAGATGTCATGAAATATCGTTTCTAATTgagtattaaattattaatgcaTATACATTTGTTAATGACATGCCCACTTTGGTTGAAATACTCAATATGAACACATGCATTCTGAAGTTTGGATTACAACTAGAAGACCAAGTCACAAGTTTTGAAAGtagttaatttataatttatactattaaatattaattctttttcaGATCCTTCCAAAGTGATGTttgaaaggaagaagaaagatgATTAGAAACTTAATGGGGCATGTATTATTGAAGGATTAAGTAGGTTATATATTAGCTTCAATGGCTAGTTTTCTTCTTTGATAAGCACAAGCCGGTGGGCCGTGAATGAGGATTTGGGAGATCTTGAAATCATAATATGGCCGGGCATCAACTCAATCACCATTATACAAATTAAACATGATTAACTTCTACTTAAAAGTAAGTCAATCTAGTTTTATATTGGATGGTGGAAACAATACAAACACTCAAAATTGAACTATTTCTTGACAATTGTATTTTACCTCAtgttaaaatttgatcaatAGTAGACTAAGCTCGTAAGCGCGCTACTCGGTCGCGGTCCTGAATATAGGCGCACAAGACTATAATAAtgaaaaattctaaaatttaataattttcgaatataaagatttaaaataCGGAATGTATGTGTTAGGGACTAGGGAGTTGGGACAGTctaaaactattttaattatgatattcGTGAAATTCTGCCCGGCTCTGATGAGCAATGAACCTCAATAACACACTGATCTTAAAAGTTCACCACTCCGATATATAATTTCCGGTGGAGTCCAACCATATTCTTATACATTATGAAGTGAGAAAGGTGGTATCTTGTTTGATTTTGTGTATCTATAtgagtaatcagagattgtaaTCCATGGCTTGTATCCTAATCATAATTTAAGGTCCCTCATCAGTCATGTTAGCTATGACTTGAAATTTCAACATTATCTAGCCGCCCGGTACATAACATATGAATGATAATAATacatattcataatttataattgatTATAGCTCATATTTGTAGAAAAAAGAGTCATATTGTACATGAAAAATCCTAAAATGAGTAATTTTCTGTTAAATGAAATTCACCCTCTTATATATACATCAAAATACTTAGGATTAAATTGTCCAACACTTTTTTCTGTTgaacatatatatgttactaacaTACGAGGGATCCGGAACCTATTgcctattactccctccgtccccctcaattgtttacattggagggggacacggagaccaagacaatgtatgaaaaatgataaagttagatgaaaagtgggtaaagtggtgggacctatcaatatttaataatagatttgagatagtggaggaaagtagtgggtgtaatagtagtttttatcgttaaatatgagatagtgggggaagatagtgggtgtaatgatgagaaaaacttactatttatggtgatgtaaagaaatgagagggacatctcaaaatagtaactgtaaacaaatgagagggacagagggaataCTATT is a window from the Daucus carota subsp. sativus chromosome 8, DH1 v3.0, whole genome shotgun sequence genome containing:
- the LOC108197155 gene encoding chaperone protein dnaJ 15, producing MGSTKTVGSTTQVHRRDPYEVLNVSKDASEQDIKTAYRKLALKYHPDKNVDNPEAAGLFQEVAYSYSILSDAEKRRQYDNAGFQAIDAEGLEMEVDLSNLGTVNTMFAALFSKLGVPIKTTISANVLEEALNGTVTVRPLPVGTSVSGKVEKQCAHFFGVTINGEQAAAGIVVRVTSAAQSKFKLLYFEQEVSGGYGLALQEDSDKAGKVTSAGMYFLHFQVYRMDSTVNALAMAKDPEAAFFKRLEGLQPCEVSELKAGTHVFAVYGDNFFKTASYTIEALCTKSYEDTTNKLKDIEAQILSKRNELRQFETEYRKALARYQEVTKRYSQEKQTVEELLKQRDGIHSTFTISKPPSQTSADTASVSNGSSSKIPAENCKGESPREDGSSDGKDKSSKKRWLNFNLKGSADKKSG